One part of the Gossypium raimondii isolate GPD5lz chromosome 1, ASM2569854v1, whole genome shotgun sequence genome encodes these proteins:
- the LOC105785342 gene encoding UDP-URONIC ACID TRANSPORTER 1: MSSTQQPSSKKQTLFIASLIILWYSSNIGVLLLNKYLLSNYGFKFPIFLTMCHMSACAFLSYISIVFIKLVPLQPIKSRPQFLKIATLSVVFCCSVVGGNISLRYLPVSFNQAVGATTPFFTALFAYLMTFKREAWVTYAALVPVVTGVVIASGGEPGFHWFGFIMCISATAARAFKSVLQGILLSSEGETLNSMNLLLYMSPIAVLVLVPTALVMEPNVLEVIISLGRQHRYMWLLLFINSTLAYSANLLNFLVTKHTSALTLQVLGNAKGAVAVVISILLFRNPVTAVGIGGFTMTVLGVVAYGEAKRRFR, from the exons ATGTCATCAACCCAACAGCCATCATCAAAAAAGCAAACCCTTTTCATAGCTTCACTCATAATCCTATGGTACTCCTCAAACATTGGAGTTCTTCTCTTAAACAAATACTTGCTCTCAAACTATGGTTTCAAATTCCCAATCTTTCTAACAATGTGTCACATGTCAGCTTGTGCTTTCCTCAGCTACATCTCCATTGTTTTCATCAAGCTTGTCCCTCTCCAACCAATCAAATCCAGGCCTCAGTTCCTAAAGATTGCTACTTTAAGTGTTGTCTTTTGTTGTTCAGTTGTTGGGGGTAACATCTCTTTGAGGTACCTCCCTGTTTCCTTTAACCAGGCTGTTGGTGCCACTACACCATTTTTCACTGCCTTGTTTGCTTACTTGATGACTTTCAAGAGAGAAGCTTGGGTTACTTATGCTGCTTTAGTCCCTGTTGTTACTGGGGTTGTCATTGCCAGTGGG GGCGAACCGGGTTTTCACTGGTTCGGATTCATTATGTGCATAAGTGCAACTGCTGCAAGGGCCTTCAAATCTGTTCTTCAGGGCATTCTGCTTTCTTCAGAAGG GGAAACGTTGAACTCGATGAATTTGCTACTCTACATGTCCCCAATTGCAGTTCTAGTTTTAGTGCCTACTGCACTTGTAATGGAGCCAAACGTGTTAGAAGTCATCATATCACTTGGAAGACAACATAGATACATGTGGCTGCTTCTTTTCATTAACTCCACACTCGCATATTCAGCTAACTTATTGAACTTCTTGGTGACTAAACATACAAGTGCATTAACACTCCAG GTATTAGGCAATGCAAAAGGTGCAGTGGCTGTTGTTATCTCAATACTTTTGTTTAGAAATCCCGTCACAGCTGTTGGCATCGGCGGGTTTACGATGACCGTCCTTGGCGTCGTGGCTTATGGAGAAGCAAAGCGGAGGTTTAGATAA